From one Amaranthus tricolor cultivar Red isolate AtriRed21 chromosome 17, ASM2621246v1, whole genome shotgun sequence genomic stretch:
- the LOC130804885 gene encoding ABC transporter B family member 6-like, whose translation MNVSRGLFGWSPPHIQPLTPVSEVSEPPESPSPYIDTNAEGAAPGVEMEEDMEDEAEDEIEPPPAAVPFSRLFTCADRLDWLLMAVGSLAAAAHGTALVVYLHYFAKIVQLLAFNSSKNISEDDLHSRFIELALKIVYIAAGVFAAGWIEVTCWILTGERQTAVIRSKYVQVLLNQDMSFFDTYGNNGDIVSQVLSDVLLIQSALSEKVGNYIHNMATFFSGLVVGFINCWQIALITLATGPFIVAAGGISNIFLHRLAENIQDAYAEAASIAEQAVSYIRTLYAFTNETLAKYSYATSLQATLRYGILISLVQGLGLGFTYGLAICSCALQLWVGRFLVTHKKAHGGEIIAALFAVILSGLGLNQAATNFYSFEQGRIAAYRLFEMISRSSSSINNEGNTLNSVQGNIEFRNVYFSYLSRPEIPILSGFYLTVPAKKAVALVGRNGSGKSSIIPLMERFYDPTLGEVLLDGENIKNLQLEWLRSQIGLVTQAPALLSLSIRENIGYGRSVTSDQIEEAAKIAHAHTFISSLEKGYDTQVGQAGLALTEEQKIKLSIARAVLSNPSILLLDEVTGGLDFEAEKSVQESLDLLMLGRSTIIIARRLSLIRNADYIAVMEEGQLVEMGTHDELLNLDGLYAELLKCEEAAKLPRRMPVRKYKEGTTFQIENDFSGSHNYQESSSPKMAKSPSLQRVSGGHAFRVSDAAFSSLESPKDRSPPSEQLRENGNGNSLDGAEKEPSMTRQDSFEMRLPELPKLDVQAARRQTSNASDPESPVSPLLTSDPKNERSHSQTFSRPNSEIGDMPELLRETKDSRNCMPPSFWRLVELSLAEWLYAVLGSIGAAIFGSFNPLLAYVIALIVTTYYRFSEGHHLRHEVDKWCLIIACMGIVTVLANFLQHFYFGIMGEKMTERVRRMMFSAMLRNEVGWFDDEENSADTLSMRLANDATFVRAAFSNRLSIFIQDSAAVIVAILIGMLLQWRLAVVAVATLPVLTVSAVAQKLWLAGFSRGIQEMHRKASLVLEDAVRNIYTVVAFCAGNKVMHLYRMQLKKILRKSFLHGMAIGFCFGFSQFLLFACNALLLWYTAIAVKKHYMDLPTALKEYMVFSFATFALVEPFGLAPYILKRRKSLISVFEIIDRVPKIEPDDSTALKPPNVYGSIEFKNIDFCYPTRPEVLVLSNFNLKVGGGQTVAVVGVSGSGKSTIISLIERFYDPVAGQVFLDGRDLKQFNLRWLRSHLGVVQQEPVIFSTTIRENIIYARHNASEAEVKEAARIANAHHFISSLPHGYDTHVGMRGVDLTPGQKQRIAIARVVLKNAPILLLDEASSAIESESSRVVQEALDTLIMGNKTTILIAHRAAMMRHVDNIVVLNGGRIVEEGTHDALVAKNGLYVRLMQPHFVKGLRHNRLV comes from the exons ATGAATGTATCGAGGGGACTGTTTGGGTGGTCCCCACCCCACATACAGCCATTAACGCCGGTATCTGAGGTTTCGGAGCCTCCGGAGTCTCCGTCTCCGTACATAGACACGAACGCCGAGGGTGCGGCTCCCGGTGTGGAGATGGAGGAGGATATGGAAGATGAAGCCGAGGATGAGATCGAGCCGCCACCAGCTGCTGTCCCGTTTTCTCGACTATTCACTTGCGCCGACCGCCTCGATTGGCTTTTAATGGCGGTTGGATCACTTGCTGCTGCAGCTCATGGCACTGCTTTGGTTGTGTATCTCCATTATTTTGCTAAGATTGTTCAACTTCTTGCTTTCAACAGCTCCAAGAACATAAGTGAGGATGATTTGCATAGCAGATTTATTGAG CTTGCTCTAAAAATTGTCTATATAGCTGCTGGTGTTTTTGCAGCTGGGTGGATTG AGGTCACCTGTTGGATTCTTACTGGAGAACGGCAGACTGCTGTAATCAGGTCAAAGTATGTACAAGTGTTATTAAATCAGGATATGAGTTTCTTCGACACGTATGGAAATAATGGAGACATTGTTAGTCAAGTATTGAGTGATGTGCTGCTTATTCAATCAGCATTAAGTGAAAAG GTTGGCAATTATATTCACAACATGGCAACATTTTTCAGCGGTCTGGTTGTTGGATTTATCAACTGTTGGCAGATTGCCCTCATAACTTTAGCAACAGGGCCATTCATTGTTGCTGCGGGAGGAATTTCAAACATATTTCTTCACAGGCTTGCAGAGAATATCCAGGATGCATATGCAGAAGCAGCCAGCATAGCTGAGCAG GCTGTGTCATACATCAGAACATTATATGCATTCACAAATGAGACTTTGGCTAAGTATTCGTATGCAACGTCGCTTCAAGCAACACTTAGATATGGTATATTAATAAGTCTTGTGCAAGGCCTGGGGCTTGGCTTTACATATGGCCTAGCAATTTGTTCTTGTGCACTGCAGCTTTGGGTTGGAAGATTTCTGGTTACTCATAAAAAAGCACATGGTGGTGAAATTATTGCTGCGCTCTTTGCTGTTATTCTGAGTGGCCT TGGACTGAATCAGGCTGCAACAAACTTCTATTCATTTGAGCAAGGACGGATTGCTGCTTATAGACTATTTGAAATGATCAGTCGTTCGTCTTCTTCTATTAATAATGAGGGGAATACTCTAAATTCCGTTCAGGGTAATATTGAGTTTCGAAATGTGTATTTCAGCTATCTGTCTCGTCCAGAGATACCTATTTTAAGTGGGTTTTACCTCACTGTTCCTGCTAAAAAGGCTGTAGCACTAGTTGGAAGAAATGGCTCAGGAAAAAGTAGTATTATACCTCTCATGGAGAGATTTTATGATCCTACATTAG GGGAAGTCCTTCTAGATGGAGAGAATATAAAAAATCTTCAATTAGAATGGCTTAGAAGTCAAATTGGTCTAGTCACGCAGGCACCTGCTTTACTTAGTTTGAGTATCAGAGAAAATATTGGTTATGGACGGTCTGTTACATCAGATCAAATTGAAGAAGCTGCTAAAATAGCACATGCTCATACATTCATCAGTTCACTTGAAAAAGGATACGATACTCAG GTTGGTCAAGCTGGCTTGGCATTGACAGAAGAGCAGAAGATCAAGCTGTCAATTGCGAGGGCAGTTCTCTCTAATCCATCTATTTTACTTCTCGATGAGGTTACAGGTGGACTTGATTTTGAAGCTGAAAAATCTGTCCAAGAGTCATTGGATCTTCTTATGTTAGGACGTTCTACCATAATAATTGCTAGACGACTTAGTCTAATTAGGAATGCTGATTACATTGCTGTTATGGAGGAGGGTCAACTTGTTGAAATGGGTACACATGATGAATTACTAAACTTGGATGGTCTATATGCTGAACTTCTGAAATGTGAAGAGGCAGCCAAGCTTCCCAGGAG GATGCCAGTAAGGAAATACAAAGAGGGCACAACTTTTCAGATTGAGAATGACTTTTCTGGAAGTCACAATTACCAAGAGTCGTCCTCTCCAAAAATGGCTAAATCACCTTCTCTGCAGAGAGTTTCTGGTGGCCATGCTTTTCGAGTGTCTGATGCTGCTTTTAGCTCTTTAGAGTCACCAAAAGATCGAAGTCCACCTTCAGAACAGTTGAGGGAAAATGGTAATGGTAATTCTTTAGATGGAGCAGAGAAGGAGCCGTCTATGACAAGGCAGGACAGTTTTGAAATGAGATTGCCTGAGCTACCAAAACTTGATGTTCAAGCTGCACGAAGACAAACCTCTAATGCTTCCGATCCTGAATCCCCTGTTTCGCCGCTTTTAACATCTGATCCTAAAAATGAACGTTCACATTCACAAACCTTTAGTCGCCCAAATAGTGAAATTGGCGACATGCCTGAATTGCTGAGGGAAACAAAGGATTCACGAAATTGTATGCCACCATCATTTTGGAGGCTAGTTGAACTTAGCCTTGCAGAATGGCTTTATGCTGTTTTAGGGAGCATTGGTGCTGCTATATTTGGTTCCTTCAACCCTCTTCTTGCTTATGTCATTGCATTAATAGTAACAACTTACTACAGATTTTCTGAAGGTCACCATTTACGACATGAAGTTGACAAATGGTGCTTGATCATAGCATGCATGGGCATTGTGACTGTACTTGCCAACTTCTTGCAACATTTTTACTTTGGTATCATGGGGGAGAAAATGACTGAAAGAGTTAGGAGGATGATGTTTTCAG CAATGCTGCGAAATGAAGTTGGATGGTTTGATGATGAGGAAAATAGTGCTGACACCTTATCCATGCGATTGGCTAATGATGCAACATTTGTGCGTGCTGCTTTTAGCAACCGCCTTTCCATTTTTATACAAGACAGTGCTGCAGTAATAGTTGCTATTCTTATTGGGATGTTGCTACAGTGGCGTTTGGCTGTGGTGGCTGTAGCAACACTTCCAGTCCTCACAGTTTCTGCAGTTGCCCAG AAATTGTGGCTTGCTGGTTTTTCTAGGGGAATCCAAGAAATGCATAGAAAAGCTTCTTTGGTACTTGAGGATGCAGTCAGAAATATCTATACTGTTGTGGCTTTTTGTGCGGGAAACAAGGTGATGCACCTCTACAGAATGCAATTGAAGAAAATACTCAGGAAGAGTTTCCTTCACGGAATGGCTATCGGTTTTTGCTTTGGCTTTTCACAGTTTCTTCTTTTTGCCTGTAATGCTCTTCTTTTGTGGTATACGGCAATAGCTGTCAAGAAGCATTACATGGATCTCCCAACAGCTCTCAAGGAATACATGGTATTCTCATTTGCCACTTTTGCTCTTGTAGAGCCGTTTGGTTTAGCTCCTTATATCCTTAAACGTCGGAAATCTCTTATCTCAGTATTTGAAATCATCGATCGTGTGCCTAAGATTGAGCCAGATGATTCTACTGCCCTCAAACCTCCCAATGTCTACGGCAGCATAGAATTTAAGAATATTGACTTTTGTTATCCAACGCGTCCAGAAGTTCTGGTGCTCAGTAACTTTAATCTTAAAGTTGGTGGTGGTCAAACTGTTGCTGTAGTTGGTGTTTCTGGTTCTGGAAAGAGCACTATAATATCTCTTATAGAAAGGTTTTATGACCCCGTAGCTGGTCAGGTTTTCCTTGATGGCAGAGATCttaaacaatttaatttgaGATGGTTGCGAAGTCATCTAGGTGTGGTTCAGCAGGAACCTGTCATTTTCTCGACTACAATAAGGGAGAATATTATTTATGCTAGGCATAATGCTAGTGAAGCTGAAGTGAAAGAGGCAGCTAGGATTGCAAATGCTCACCATTTTATTAGTAGCTTGCCTCACGGCTATGACACCCATGTCGGTATGAGGGGTGTAGATCTGACTCCTGGGCAGAAGCAGCGAATAGCTATTGCTAGGGTGGTGTTGAAAAATGCTCCCATCTTATTGTTAGATGAGGCCAGCTCTGCTATCGAGTCAGAATCCAGTCGAGTTGTGCAAGAAGCCCTGGATACCCTAATCATGGGAAATAAAACTACCATTCTCATAGCCCACAGAGCTGCTATGATGAGACATGTCGACAATATTGTTGTCCTTAACGGTGGCCGGATAGTTGAGGAAGGGACTCATGATGCTCTGGTTGCAAAGAATGGGTTGTACGTTCGACTAATGCAGCCTCATTTTGTGAAAGGACTTCGCCATAATCGATTAGTTTGA
- the LOC130804241 gene encoding 60S ribosomal protein L23A, producing the protein MAPPAKDGKKADPKAQALKAAKAVKSGASTLKKKAKKIRTKVTFHRPKTLKTDRNPKYPRISAPPRHKLDHYQILKYPLTTESAMKKIEDNNTLVFIVDLRADKKKIKDAVKKMYDIQAKKVNTLIRPDGTKKAYVRLTPDYDALDVANKIGII; encoded by the exons ATGGCTCCTCCTGCGAAAG ATGGAAAGAAGGCTGATCCCAAGGCTCAGGCCTTAAAAGCTGCCAAGGCGGTCAAATCCGGTGCGTCGACCCTGAAGAAGAAAGCTAAGAAGATCAGGACCAAGGTTACTTTCCACAGACCAAAGACATTGAAGACAGACAGAAACCCCAAGTACCCTCGCATCAGTGCTCCTCCAAGGCACAAGCTGGACCACTATCAGATCCTTAAATATCCATTGACCACTGAGTCTGCAATGAAGAAAATCGAGGATAACAACACTTTGGTCTTTATTGTTGATTTACGTGCTGATAAGAAAAAGATTAAGGATGCTGTTAAAAAGATGTATGATATCCAGGCTAAGAAAGTTAACACATTGATCAG GCCTGATGGTACCAAGAAGGCATATGTTCGCCTAACACCAGACTACGATGCATTAGACGTGGCGAACAAGATTGGAATCATATAA
- the LOC130804242 gene encoding 60S ribosomal protein L23A — protein MAPPAKDGKKADPKAQALKAAKAVKSGASTLKKKAKKIRTKVTFHRPKTLKTDRNPKYPRISAPPRHKLDHYQILKYPLTTESAMKKIEDNNTLVFIVDLRADKKKIKDAVKKMYDIQAKKVNTLIRPDGTKKAYVRLTPDYDALDVANKIGII, from the exons ATGGCTCCTCCTGCGAAAG ATGGAAAGAAAGCTGATCCCAAGGCTCAGGCCTTAAAAGCTGCCAAGGCTGTGAAATCTGGTGCATCGACCCTGAAGAAGAAGGCTAAGAAGATTAGGACCAAGGTTACTTTCCACAGGCCAAAGACATTGAAGACCGACCGAAATCCAAAGTACCCTCGCATCAGTGCTCCTCCAAGGCACAAGTTGGACCACTATCAGATCCTTAAATATCCATTGACCACTGAGTCTGCAATGAAGAAAATCGAGGATAACAACACgttggtttttattgttgatttacGTGCTGATAAGAAAAAGATTAAGGATGCTGTAAAAAAGATGTATGATATCCAGGCTAAGAAAGTTAACACATTGATCAG GCCTGATGGTACCAAGAAGGCATATGTTCGCCTTACACCAGACTACGATGCATTAGATGTGGCGAACAAGATCGGAATCATATAA